The genomic window CCCAGATACGTCTTCTTATCTATTGGGAGCGATTCCTTATAGCGATCAACTATTGCCAATTATTGACTTAAGTGAACGGTTATTCGGCCAAAAAACAGTCAGAACAGATAGCACGAAAATTATTGTTGCTGAATGGAAAGAGTTGAAAATTGGTTTAGTAGTAGAAGATGTCTTATCTGTTAGCAATTTTGCGGAACTGTCAAAAGATGAAGCAGAAGAAGATATGCGAGAAGCAGCCAAATATGTACGTGCTTTATTTAAAACAGAAGAAGGCATCGTTTTAGTGTTAGATGTAGATGACCTGTTCTCATCAGAAAATGAAAGAGAACTAATCGAATTAATCAATAAATAAAAAATCTTCAAAATGAGTCGTGAGATAAAAGAATGGGGAAAAGGCATGCTCAACGAAATAAAAGTAGGTATTTCAGACTATAAGGTAGCGAGGATACCTCAAGTATTAATGACGATTGGACTAGGTTCTTGTGTAGGAATTGCCATTTACGATCCTAAAACAAAAATTGGTGGACTTAGCCATATTATGTTACCAGACAGTAGTTCATTTAAAAATGCCAATAAAATTGAGAAATTTGCTGATTTAGCTATTCCGCAAATGGTCTCTGAGATTAGAAAAGAAACAAAAAATCAGAAGTTGATAGCGAAGATTGCGGGCGGTGCTAGTATGTTTCAAACAGCCAATGATTCTTATATAGGAAGTATCGGTGAACGAAATGTAGCTGCAGTCGAACGCAGTTTAAAATTGTTAAATATTCCTTTATTAGGAATCCATACAGGAGGAAATATGGGCAGAACAATGATTGTAGATTTAAATACTTTTGCAGTCACGGTTCGAATGGTTAACCGAGAAATTATCGTATTGTAACAGCGAATAGGAGCGAGTAGAGAAGATGGGAATAAAAGTGTTGGTCGTGGATGATTCTGCATTTATGAGAAAAATAATAACTGAAATGATATCAGAGGTAACAGGTTTAACCGTTGTTGGAACAGCTAGAAATGGCCATGATGCGTTGAAGTCTATCCCTTTGTTAAAGCCAGATATCGTGACGTTAGATATCGAAATGCCAGGTTTGAACGGGCTAGAGACACTTAAAAGAATCAAAAAAGAGTTTGATATTCCTGTAGTCATGATGAGTTCCCATAGCGGAGAAGCGATTACGATCGAAGCATTAGAGCTAGGCGCAATGGATTTTATTGAAAAGCCAGTCGATTTAAAAAATCAAGCAGCAGAATTTAAAAAAGAGATTGAAAAAAAATTAAACCACTAGTAGAGACAAAAGAAGAACGAACTCCAAAAAAACAAACAGAAAAAGGAACGACCACGAAAGAATGGCAAAAAAATGTTCCTAAAAAAATAGAAGCGATTGTTATTGGAGCATCTACTGGAGGGCCAAAAGCCTTATTACACATTATTCGTCACTTGCCAGAAACCCTGGCTATTCCAGTACTTATTGTGCAACATATGCCCAAAGGCTTTACGTTATCATTTGCTGAACGTTTAAATTTAAAATCAATAGTAACAGTCGTTGAAGCAAAAGATGGAATGGCTGTTGAAAAAGGGACAGTCTATCTAGCTCCAGGAGATTACCATATGACTATCAAAGAAAATAAAATCGCGTTAAATCAAACACCAAGAATTTTAGGAGTACGACCAGCAGTAGATTATTTATTCCAATCAGCAGCTATGCGTTATAAATCAACGCTAGTAGGCGTGATTTTAACTGGGATGGGACATGACGGCAGTGAAGGAATGAGAGAAATTAAAAAACAGGGTGGTTTTACACTAGCGCAAGATCGTGAAACAGCCGTTGTCTATGGGATGCCAGGAAATGCAGTGAAAAAAGGCGTGGTAGATGAAGTGGCTAGTTTGACAGAACTATCGGATAGGATAAATTGGATGATAAGGATGAGACAATGAGCCTAAACTATGAGTTTTTTTATGAATGGACCAATAAAAATTTAAATCTTAATCTAGCTGGCTACAAAGAAAAACAATTGCAAAGAAGAATTGCCAGTGTCATGAAAAATGCTGGTGCCTTTACGTTAGAAGATTATTCAAAAAGAATAGAAAAAGATGAAACCGTTAAACAACAATTCTTGGATTACATCACCATCAATGTAACAGATTTCTTTCGCAACCAAGATATTTTTGAAGAATTTGAATCAGAATTAAAAATCTTATCGCAGACCTTTCCTTCCATGAAAGTATGGAGTGCCGCGTGTTCAACTGGAGCAGAAGCGTATTCAATGGCTATGATTTTTGATAAACACCAATTGAGAATGGCTGAAAAAATCCTTGCCACAGATATTGATGAAACAATATTAAAAAGAGCAAAAGAAGGCATGTATAAAATTCACGAAATGAAAAACGTTCCTGCAAAAGAACGGTCAGCTTATTTTGATGAAAAAGAAGGAATCTTTTATTTAAAATCCAATATTAAAAATAAGGTGCAATTTAAACGACATGACTTAATCGCAGATAAATTCCAAAAGAATTTCCACATCATTGTTTGTCGAAATGTGACTATTTATTTTAAAAATGAAGTGAAAGAAGAGTTATATCAAAGATTCAGTGATTCACTTGTTAAGGGTGGCATTTTTTTTACAGGAGCAACAGAAGCTATCTACAGTCCAGAGATTTACGGATTGAAAAAAATATCTGCATTTATGTATGAAAAACTGTAAACTAAATAAAGATTCAAATAAACGAACGTGATACAAAAATCTCTTCTTCATTTAGTAAGAAAATGAAAGGGAGTGGTTGGTCTTGATAACAAATGTGACCAACAGATGAAATAGGAGGAACACTATGGATGAAAATAGTAAATACCTCGAATTGTTTTTTGAGGAAGCAGACGAACATCTACAAAGTTTGAATGAACAAGTATTGGAATTAGAAAAACACCCTGAACAATCTGGAATAGTCGACGTAATGTTCAGATCAGCCCATACCATTAAAGGCATGGCAGCTACGATGGGATTCGACACGATGGCTAAATTGACCCATAACATGGAGAATATTTTTGATTTATTGAAGTCAGATGTGATTCAAGCAGATGAAAAATCTATTGCGTTAATTTTTGATTGTTTAGATACTTTATCAGAATTGGTTGAAGACTTACGAGAAGACAACAAAGTTGAACGAGATATTTCACTATTGCTTGAACAACTAAATATGGTTGTAAACGGGGAAGATGAAACACCAACTGTAGAAGTAGACGAGACAGATGAACGGTTTAACCTAACATTACATAAACTAGAAGATTCCGATACTCAAGTGATTGAAAATGCGCTAGAAAATGGTTTCAATGCTTATCGATTAGCGGTTAAAGTAGCTGAAGACAGCAGTATGAAAAATGCCCGTGTTTTCTTAGTGATGAGCAAACTAGAACAACAAGGTGATGTGCTTTATGTTGAACCTGCCACAGAAGTGTTAGAAAATGAAGAGTTTGGAGAAGTATTCAAATTATTATTCTTGAGCAAGTCAGACGAAGAAACGGTTAAGAATCTTGCATTAGACAATAGTGAAATTGATGATGTATTGATCGAAACTATTAAAGATGTTCAAGCGCTCATCAACACCAACAGACTAGCGCCAGAAGAAAAAAAAGAAGAAGTTGTTGTAGCTGAAAAAGAACAAATAAATGAAGTTGTAAGCGAAAAAAATAAAAGTGCGGCAAAAACGTCACAAAAGCAAGCGATGAATCATTCGGTACGTGTGGATATTGATAAACTAGATACCTTCATGAACTTGGTGTCAGAATTAGTCATCTACCGCACACAATTAGAAGATTTTAGCACACAACTTCAATCTACCGGGTTAAATGAACCACTTGAACAAGTAGCCAGAATTAGTTCAGAATTGCAAGAATTGGTCTTGAAAATTAGAATGCAACCTGTCAGCGCAGTGATGAGTCGTTTTCCAAGAATGGTACGTGATTTGGCTAATGATTTAAATAAAGAATTTGAGTTAGTGATTGAAGGGGAAGATACAGAGCTAGACCGTACTGTTGTGTCTGAACTAGGAGAACCATTGATTCATTTAATCAGAAACGCAGCCGATCATGGAATTGAAATGCCAAGCAAACGGTTAGAGTTAGGTAAACCTGCTAAAGGGCAAATTAAAATTACTGCTTATCAAGAAGGGAACCGGGTTGTCTTAACTGTTTCTGATGATGGCAAAGGACTAAATCCTGCAGTCATAAAAGAGAGTGCAGGTAGAAAAGGCATTCCAACAGAAGGATTAAACGATAAAGAGTTGCAACAATTGATCTTGCATGCAGGATTTTCTACTGCAGAAGAAGTAACCAGTATTTCTGGACGTGGCGTTGGCATGGATGTCGTGAAACAAAAAATCAATCTATTAGGTGGAACAATTGAAATTGATAGTGTCATTGATAGAGGAACGATCTTTAGAGTGAATCTGCCATTGACTTTGTCTATCATCCAATCGTTGTTGATTAAAGTAGGAGAAGAAACTTTTGCTATGCCACTTGGTATTGTTCAAAAAATTATTAAACCAGCAGCGGCAGAGATTATTCAAGTCCACAATCGCGAGGTTTTCCTGTTTGAAGAACAAGCTCTTCCTGTTATTCGCTTGAATGAAGTTTTTGATATCCCAGCAATAGAAGGAGACAACCTTCACTTGATTTTAGTCAATCAAGGAGATAAACAATATGCTTTGGCAGTGGATGATATTATTAGACAACAAGAAATTGCGATTAAAAAACTAGGAACCGAATTATCCATGATGAAGAAATACTTAGGGGCAACTATTATGGGAAATGGTGGTATTATTATGATTTTAGATATTGCTAGTATCTGTAAAGAAACGGGTCAGGAGAACAATTATGAACTCTGAGTACTCTGCTTTAGAATTAGACGCTCTTAAAGAAGTGATTAATATCGGTGGTGGGAATGCCGCAACTAGTTTATCTAATTTAATTGACAAACCAGTAAATATGACCGTTCCTATTATAGAAATGTTGGATTATTCAGAAGTCTATGAACAAATTATGCCAGAAGATGCGGTCGTAAAAGCTATTATGATGAGAATGTTTGGTGATGCAGATGGGATGTTTCTGTTTACAGTCGATCAAGCTGCTTCTGAAAGTATTGTTAAGATGATGATGCCCGAAGGAATTAGTTATTCAGAACTATTAGCTGATTCAGCTTTACAAGAGTTGGTTAACATTCTAGTTCATTCGTTTTTAAATGCGATTATTAAATTGTTGGATATTCAGCTAGTAACTTCCGTGCCACTATTGACAAAAGATATGTTTGGGGCGATTATGAGTAGTGTCTATGTAGAACAAGGGCAATATGAAGAGTCCGTTATGATTATCAAAAACGAGTTTTACTACGCTGGAGACCGCTTAGAGTCTTCATTGTATTTTGTTCCTCAACCAGGAATACTAGAAAAAATGTTTGAACTATTAGGAGTCGGAGGAGAAGATTAATATGACAAAAAGAGTAATGATAGTAGACGATGCAGCATTTATGAGAATGAAACTAAAGGATATTTTACAAAAGAATGGGTATGAAGTAGTTGCAGAAGCACAAAATGGTATAGAAGCTATTGAGAAATATAAAGCAGAAAAACCAGATTTAGTTACGATGGATATCACCATGCCAGAGATGGACGGCGTAGAAGCTCTAAAAGGTATCAAAGCATTTGATCCAGCATCTAGAGTTGTTATGTGTAGCGCTATGGGACAACAAGGAATGGTAATGGATGCCATTCGTTCTGGAGCAGTTGATTTTATTGTCAAACCTTTTGACACAGACCGTGTTATCAAAGCGTTAGACAAAGCAGCACTGTAGGTTATTCAGATGACACAGATAATTGTTTTTACGCTAAATAATAAGTATTATGCCTTCTTATCTGAAGAGGTTGAAGAAATATTAAAAAAAATGCCTTGGACAGCCATTCCGCAATCCCCAGAGTGGGTACAAGGATTAATTAACCTAAGGGGAAACGTCATTACATTGATAAATTTTTACAAACTTCTATCTCCCTCTGTTGAAACGAAAGAATTATGTTACAATAATATTGTCATTGTGAAAAACAAAGATGAAAAATTAGCATTCATGGTGGATAATGTTGAATGGGTCACTGAAATTGATCCTGCCGATATTCAACATATGGCTAATAAAACCAATGATCATATCTCTGGATTGATTCAAATAAAAGATCAACTAGTGAATATGATTAACATGGAGACACTATTTTATAAAAATGAGGGATAATAGTGAAACAAGTTTTATCACAACAAGAAATTGATTCTTTATTGAAAGCTGTCAAAAGTGGTGAGATAGACGAAAAAGGGCTTGAAGAGCAAGAAAACGAGAAAAATAAAGTCAAAAGTTACGACTTTAGACGTCCTGCTCGTCTTTCTAAAGAGTACATCAGCACCTTAAATATGGTCTTTGAAGAATTTTCAAAAATTGTCGGAAACCGATTATCAACTCAAGTTAGGCATAATGTTGAATTGCATCTTGCTTCAGTTGAACAAGTGAGTTTTGATGAGTTTGTCCACTCCGTCCCACGTTTTACGTTAATGGGATTGTTTCATTCTAGGCCTTTAGAAGGCACACAAATTATTGAATTAAGTCCGCAGCTTTCTCTGCAATTAATTGATCTCTTGTGTGGCAGTTCTGAAGTAAGGTCTGACGAGGATCAACAAAATAAAACTAACTTTACCGATATTGAAAAAGCTATTTTGACAGACATATTGGGTGATTTCGTTCATTCTTTTGAATTGGCTTGGCAAGATGTTATCGAACTAGACGTAAAGCTAGAGACAACAGAAACCAATCCGCAGCTATTACAAAACATGTCTCCTAACGAACCGGTCATTTTAGTGACATTTACCGTTGACTTGTTCAATGTACGAACGTTTGCCAACATTTGTGTTCCTTATATATTTTTTGAAACGATTTTAGATAAATTAAGTTTGAAGAATTGGTTTGATACTGAAAGAGGAGCAGACCGTTCAGATAATAAAAGAATAGAAACCAGTTTAAATTCCGCCAAAGTAAATCTGGAAGTACTTTTAGGAAAAGCTACCATGACCTTAGAAAACTTTTTGCAGTTGGAGTTGGGTGATATTATTCCTTTAGATGGAAAAACATCAGATCCACTGGTTATGTCAGTCGAACAACGCCCACATTATCTTGTTAAACCGGGATTGAAAGGCAAAAATAGGGCAGTAGAAGTATTACAGTATATTGAAGGAGAGATAAACTGATGAGTAATGAAATGCTATCTCAAGAAGAAATAGACGCGATGTTAAATGGGCCTACTGAAACACTAACGGATACAATGAATGTAA from Carnobacterium iners includes these protein-coding regions:
- a CDS encoding chemotaxis protein CheW — encoded protein: MTQIIVFTLNNKYYAFLSEEVEEILKKMPWTAIPQSPEWVQGLINLRGNVITLINFYKLLSPSVETKELCYNNIVIVKNKDEKLAFMVDNVEWVTEIDPADIQHMANKTNDHISGLIQIKDQLVNMINMETLFYKNEG
- a CDS encoding chemotaxis protein CheW is translated as MEKFIVFTSGAQNFAIPITAIEKIIMMQTPTRIPDTSSYLLGAIPYSDQLLPIIDLSERLFGQKTVRTDSTKIIVAEWKELKIGLVVEDVLSVSNFAELSKDEAEEDMREAAKYVRALFKTEEGIVLVLDVDDLFSSENERELIELINK
- a CDS encoding CheR family methyltransferase; the protein is MSLNYEFFYEWTNKNLNLNLAGYKEKQLQRRIASVMKNAGAFTLEDYSKRIEKDETVKQQFLDYITINVTDFFRNQDIFEEFESELKILSQTFPSMKVWSAACSTGAEAYSMAMIFDKHQLRMAEKILATDIDETILKRAKEGMYKIHEMKNVPAKERSAYFDEKEGIFYLKSNIKNKVQFKRHDLIADKFQKNFHIIVCRNVTIYFKNEVKEELYQRFSDSLVKGGIFFTGATEAIYSPEIYGLKKISAFMYEKL
- a CDS encoding chemotaxis protein CheA produces the protein MDENSKYLELFFEEADEHLQSLNEQVLELEKHPEQSGIVDVMFRSAHTIKGMAATMGFDTMAKLTHNMENIFDLLKSDVIQADEKSIALIFDCLDTLSELVEDLREDNKVERDISLLLEQLNMVVNGEDETPTVEVDETDERFNLTLHKLEDSDTQVIENALENGFNAYRLAVKVAEDSSMKNARVFLVMSKLEQQGDVLYVEPATEVLENEEFGEVFKLLFLSKSDEETVKNLALDNSEIDDVLIETIKDVQALINTNRLAPEEKKEEVVVAEKEQINEVVSEKNKSAAKTSQKQAMNHSVRVDIDKLDTFMNLVSELVIYRTQLEDFSTQLQSTGLNEPLEQVARISSELQELVLKIRMQPVSAVMSRFPRMVRDLANDLNKEFELVIEGEDTELDRTVVSELGEPLIHLIRNAADHGIEMPSKRLELGKPAKGQIKITAYQEGNRVVLTVSDDGKGLNPAVIKESAGRKGIPTEGLNDKELQQLILHAGFSTAEEVTSISGRGVGMDVVKQKINLLGGTIEIDSVIDRGTIFRVNLPLTLSIIQSLLIKVGEETFAMPLGIVQKIIKPAAAEIIQVHNREVFLFEEQALPVIRLNEVFDIPAIEGDNLHLILVNQGDKQYALAVDDIIRQQEIAIKKLGTELSMMKKYLGATIMGNGGIIMILDIASICKETGQENNYEL
- a CDS encoding chemotaxis protein CheD, yielding MSREIKEWGKGMLNEIKVGISDYKVARIPQVLMTIGLGSCVGIAIYDPKTKIGGLSHIMLPDSSSFKNANKIEKFADLAIPQMVSEIRKETKNQKLIAKIAGGASMFQTANDSYIGSIGERNVAAVERSLKLLNIPLLGIHTGGNMGRTMIVDLNTFAVTVRMVNREIIVL
- the fliM gene encoding flagellar motor switch protein FliM, with product MKQVLSQQEIDSLLKAVKSGEIDEKGLEEQENEKNKVKSYDFRRPARLSKEYISTLNMVFEEFSKIVGNRLSTQVRHNVELHLASVEQVSFDEFVHSVPRFTLMGLFHSRPLEGTQIIELSPQLSLQLIDLLCGSSEVRSDEDQQNKTNFTDIEKAILTDILGDFVHSFELAWQDVIELDVKLETTETNPQLLQNMSPNEPVILVTFTVDLFNVRTFANICVPYIFFETILDKLSLKNWFDTERGADRSDNKRIETSLNSAKVNLEVLLGKATMTLENFLQLELGDIIPLDGKTSDPLVMSVEQRPHYLVKPGLKGKNRAVEVLQYIEGEIN
- a CDS encoding chemotaxis protein CheC, with product MNSEYSALELDALKEVINIGGGNAATSLSNLIDKPVNMTVPIIEMLDYSEVYEQIMPEDAVVKAIMMRMFGDADGMFLFTVDQAASESIVKMMMPEGISYSELLADSALQELVNILVHSFLNAIIKLLDIQLVTSVPLLTKDMFGAIMSSVYVEQGQYEESVMIIKNEFYYAGDRLESSLYFVPQPGILEKMFELLGVGGED
- a CDS encoding response regulator codes for the protein MGIKVLVVDDSAFMRKIITEMISEVTGLTVVGTARNGHDALKSIPLLKPDIVTLDIEMPGLNGLETLKRIKKEFDIPVVMMSSHSGEAITIEALELGAMDFIEKPVDLKNQAAEFKKEIEKKLNH
- a CDS encoding CheB methylesterase domain-containing protein, encoding MPETLAIPVLIVQHMPKGFTLSFAERLNLKSIVTVVEAKDGMAVEKGTVYLAPGDYHMTIKENKIALNQTPRILGVRPAVDYLFQSAAMRYKSTLVGVILTGMGHDGSEGMREIKKQGGFTLAQDRETAVVYGMPGNAVKKGVVDEVASLTELSDRINWMIRMRQ
- a CDS encoding response regulator, which produces MTKRVMIVDDAAFMRMKLKDILQKNGYEVVAEAQNGIEAIEKYKAEKPDLVTMDITMPEMDGVEALKGIKAFDPASRVVMCSAMGQQGMVMDAIRSGAVDFIVKPFDTDRVIKALDKAAL